The DNA region AAGGCAGATCAAGAATCGCCAGGAAAAATCCAAAAAACTTGAAACCCGAGTGAAGGCAAGTGAGCTCAGTGGTGAGGCCAAGAACACCTTTTATTCCAGTTGGGTGTATTCAGGTGTGCGGATGCTGGTGGATACGGGTAAATACAACGACGCTGAAACTTTGTCGCATCATTTAAGTTTGCCAAGAAACCACGTGCAAAAAGTTTTGGATTTTCTGTTGGATAATAACTTACTGGTGGAAACCAAAGGTAAGTTAAAGATGGGGGCGGCGCGGACACATCTTGGAAGCTCTTCTTCATTGGTGACTCGTCATCATATGAACTGGCGAATTCAAAGTATGGCAAAGCTTCAACAAAATCGGGACGAAGACTTTTTCTACACGGGTCCGATGGTTTTATCCGAGGAAGTGGCGAACTGGATTCGTCAGGAGCTGCCAAGCTTTGTCGAGTCAATGAATGCGAAACTGATTCCCTCGCCGTCGGAAACAGTTCGCTGTCTGAATATTGATTTCTTTGAGTATTAGTAAGTACGGAAATCGTTAATTTTAATCCACGCATTCAATTCGGCTGCAGAGATGTCGCCGTTGCGGTTCCATAGATGAACACCCAGTTCGCGAATGCCGTCATAATCATGATTCGTCAGTTCCAAATCCGGATTCTGCCCCGGAACAACTGCGAATGCATCCTTTCTGCCGAACATATACGTCGTTGCACATTCCTCGCGGCCTTTTTGGTAGGCTTTGATTTTGGTAGTGTCTAACTTCAGCAATGCAATAGACGAGTAACAGTTGTCGACTTCGCTTTTCAATTTCATTAGGCGCACGCCCATCAGGATTTCGTGAAGGATAAGACGGCCTTTTGATTCAGGGGACTCGAAGGCATTATAGTATTTGGTGTTGATCCAAATCGAGCGAAGATTTTGCAATGCAAATTGTTGTACTGATTCGTCGGCGAACTTCAATCCAATTTGCGATGCTCTTAGTGCCTTCAGTTCAACAGGAACCATGTACCAGGTTCTTTCGTTGGCAATATGAATCATGTCAGAGGCGAAGCGCGGGTGAGTTTCAGCCAGCTTAGTGATGATTGGCAGAACGAACTGCAAGTAGTTCGCTTCTTTTTGAATGTTTACTGCATAGTCTTCAATGTTGCGGCCTTGAACCCCGTTGTCACCACCGCTGTCGGTGCCGCCGACGTCACGACCCACAGGGTTTGACGGAGGGATGCCGCGCTTTGGAGGGTTTTTTGGTGGTGTCGTTGGCGAACCATCCGCAGACTTATCGCGTGGGTCAATTCCTTCTTCAGTTTCAGCTGTTTCCGATTGCTCGGGAGCCGGAGAGGAATTGCTATCTGGAGGAGGCAATTCCTTTTCCTTTTGACTGTCTGAGCGCGGTGGTGCCTCTTGAATAATGACTGTCTTGTCCTGGCAGGCAGCAAGTGTGCCGATCACCAAAATCATCAGAAGTAATTTTGTTTTCACAAATTACCTCCTGATCGCGTGGTCACTTCCAAAGTGGAAAGATTGATTGCAGTTTCCTGTAGTGCGCCATGATTGCGATTGAATAGTACCAGTTGATTTTCGTCGATATCGACATATCCGGAGTCACCTTTAAGGAAGATCACTTTGCCTTCGCTAGTGATTGTGACTGCAGGATTTTTTAAGGAATGAAGCATTTTGATCTGACTGCCTTGAGTTTTGTCAGCGGTCACAACGGCGCAAGAGTTTTTGCCGTTGCAAGTTGTAAGTTTAAAGCCGCTGATGGATGATTCAACGCCCGCCGCAGAGGCCAGAGCCCCTGCGAGTACCATTCCTAAATTTAGAAGTAGGTTGAGCGTTTTCATTCGTAGTTATTCCAAAAAATTTATTTTGTTTTCAATACTTGATCAGCGTCGCCGTTGACTAGAATTCCGCCCATAGTTTTGTCGCGGAAAGATTCGATTTTTTGGCCATCAGCACTCCAAGTCGCCGGAGCAAGTTCTTTCAAAGAGGCAACTGGATTATTGAACAAAGCCAGCGCATTTACCGATGTCGTCGTGCTATTGCCTAAATCCACAGTGATTGCGCCATTGATAGCTTGTTCCGCTTGAGTCATGTTTTTTTGGAATTCAA from Bdellovibrio sp. GT3 includes:
- a CDS encoding TIGR02147 family protein; amino-acid sequence: MSVTIYHFQDYKEFYNAWVANQPREGFGEYRRLAQALNVSTTMVSQVFKGDKHLSLELATEMCDYLRLIEDEIEYFLLLVDYNRAGSFKLQKHFLRQIKNRQEKSKKLETRVKASELSGEAKNTFYSSWVYSGVRMLVDTGKYNDAETLSHHLSLPRNHVQKVLDFLLDNNLLVETKGKLKMGAARTHLGSSSSLVTRHHMNWRIQSMAKLQQNRDEDFFYTGPMVLSEEVANWIRQELPSFVESMNAKLIPSPSETVRCLNIDFFEY